The following nucleotide sequence is from Mangifera indica cultivar Alphonso chromosome 17, CATAS_Mindica_2.1, whole genome shotgun sequence.
AGGTATGTtagcctctctctctctcatctttGGTGCTGTGTAGTTCCAttactaattttgctttgtTTAAAATTCTCAGAAGCACTTTTGCGTATGTACTTTTGAAACCTTGGGTTCACTTTACCTTgtcttttaatttcattctccATGCAACTTGAAGGTACCATTAAGTCCTCTTTTTTGTAGGTAGCTTTGGAAACAAACTAGAAAGAAAAGAGTACTATTTAGCAAAAAGTAGTAGTTCTTGTTGATGTcattagtttatattttagttaCGACACTACTATTACTTTCAGATGGTACAGAAATATCTGTTGCAATTGTCAAttgctttttatctttttcaatttcCATCTCGAGAATTATATTGCCATGATAATACTATGCATTAATGACAGAAAAGAGAGGAAACTaccatgaaaattaaaatatttcagtttATGTTAAACTTGGAATAAgttttcaacttatttttttcttttaggtaACATTATCTGGCAATCAGCAGCCAGTACGCACAGAGATCACTGAGGCTGCTATGGAATTAGGTCCAGAGGTGAATACATAAAATTTACTCAATCATTTATAGGTTTTAGTAGACCAAGTTTTTCGTTTATCATTGTCTTATCACTCATTAAAAGCATGTATGGCTATAATCTTATGTGTCTATGAGCTGAGAGAACATGATTTCTTTACACGCATTATATCTGCAATATGTGTCCGTAGTGGTTAAATGCTTTAGCTGAAAAGAAACTTTTGAGCAACATGCTTGAATCTTGGATAAGGTATCCATTATTGTAAACTCACatgataaaattacaatatgGAAGCTTGTGGATGAGATAATAATATGTCAAGGTGTATGCATCTAAACAATACACTGCATTCTTTAAAGTGGTTAATACTGTTGCATGAAGCTCCCCACTTAAGAAAATGGGCTGCTGATTTCTGATAAGTGTGGGAACTACTTATGGTTGTTGTAAGCGGTGAAGTTTTAAGGAGAccattatttttatgttattcttTCATATGCAGAAACTTTCACTATTAGTCACTGAGGCATACAAAGATGCACACCAGAAGAGTGTTCAGGTTCGAATTTTTGGACTTTTATGATGATGAATCAAATTGCACGCTTTTTTGTTACTGAACTAATCATCGAGCTTTCTGACTTTTTCAGGCCATGAAAGAAAGAATGAGTGATCTTGCACAGAGCTTAGGAATGCCACAAGGCTTAAGTGAGGGATTAAAGTAAAGAGTGTTTCTTACTTTTGTATCTGAGCtgagtttcaaattttgtatacaGACCAGGCTGAAGTGATAATTTCTACAGTGATTGTGACGTTTACATTCAGTTTCATGTTGTACTGGCATAAATTTTGTAAAGTAGAACTATTTGGAACTTGTCTTTTCTTTGTAGCCAAAAAGTTTTAGATGTTGCACTGATCAATTGAACTGTGCAGTACAACTTTGAACCCAGTTGGAAATGTGTGTTGACTACTTTGTTTCCAGAGATTTAAGCAGATAAGTTGTTTCCTTCATGTTAGTGATTCATTTGTTGTTTATAGGCAGaccatttttgttttcaattgaGGGGACTGCTGTTTTGTGTCAATTTTACAAGGAAAAGTAGTAAAGGAAAGGTGAAAAGAACCTTGGGGGAGTGAAATAGAGCATGAAACTCTGAGCTCCTTAGCAGTGGGAGAAGACCAGGGCTTTGACTGTGTCTGTCAAAGAATGAGCCTGGCAACTCATAAGCAGTGGCTTGGTTGAGGGCACCATTTGAAATTGTTTGTGAACCATTATTATGATAATGTAGAAGTGAAACAATCTTACCATAGGATGGACAATTGCTTTATTGTCACATATTCCacctttttatttcaaatatgcAGATTTTATGTTAGGATGTGAAATTTAGAATGCTTTATATTCACTGTGATTGATGAAGGAGATAGATTTAGCTCATAATATGCCTGATAACAAATTGCAAGAGAGATGCAGGCAAGAGGCTATTTTGCTTAACAGAAAAGATCTTAGATCTCTCTTCTGCTGCTTCCTGCTATAACACAACAAATTTAAGGTGTCTCAATAATACAAATACTAATTTGAATGAATCATTGCTACTCTAGTGGCTTCACCCATAATTTTTATAGGGAAGTTCTGCAATAAATTGTAGTTATCTTCTCCAGGAAATGCGTCATGACTTTGGCAATTCCTTTCCTgctaaaaatgatttgaaaagaATGTAAGCTCTCTTGGGTTGAAATAGTGGAACTTCATGGCCTGCTCCTCTGACTGTAGCAAATGTAAGCCCTTGGTAAACTTCTGTCCAGCCTCCAACCTGTCaaacatatttgattttatgCTGATTCTAGCTTATCTTTATAGAAAGACAGAAAAGTCTTTCAATGGGACAAAACGGAGCAAGTGAGCCTAGCCTAGTATTGTTTGGTTCAAGCTCAATTTGATTTCTAGCTCAAGCATGAGAGAGAAAGTGAGGATTCAAGCTCAGCTCTCTAGAAATTAACTTACATGTTTAGCAATTACTAATATATTCGAAGTTTAGGAGTgcaaatataagattttaaatttttaaatttttgagggTTTGTTTATATTATACTTGAGCTGAGCCATGATCTCATGAGCTCTCCGAATTGAGTAATAGTGAGCTTGAGCTTGCTTAACAATAAGCGAGCAGCTCGATTTGTTTGCAACCTTGATTCCAAACAATTGGGGTGCATAAAGTCATTGCCCAAGACCTAAACAAGTCAGTCAGGTCTCATGCTACTTCTATGGCTGTGCAATCTTTCAATAGAAGTATCTGTGCTTATTGAACATGTTGAATTTACCTGGCTGCCTGAATACCAAGGATACCATGGAGTTTTGATTGGCAGATTGAGATGGCCAAGGGAAAACCTTGTGGCTGTCACTGGAACCACTGAATCTGTGTCTCCACTGCATTtgagaaaaagaacaaaattggTGTTTCTCTTAGAGAGAGTATGATTAATCACATAGTATTGGATCGTCTCATATCAGTTCGGAAAGAACTAAAACTAAGAGTGAGGAAAAGTCTTATCTCTTGAGTTAGCTTTTAGCATATAAAAGGTTTAATAGTACTTAACAATGGTATTAGAATTTAGTTGTAACTTCATCCTAGAGTGATCAATTGATGTGAAAGTCTAACTAGTAGCTCGTTGTTCTTTTGGGTGGTTGGTTGTGACATATAGTTTAATTGATGGGTTGTTGGTGTATAAGTTTGAGGTTGAGCTAATTTTGGGATGGAAAAGACCAATACCCAAAAAATTCTCTTGAAATTTACCTGAAAACCCAGATTCTGAGACCAGTTTTAATCAGCTCTGTGTATGTTGGCAACATAGAATCTTCAGAATCCTTCCAATTACTAATAAGAACATCACTGccaacaacaaacaaaaaaaaatcacaacaaaatcacaaaactCTTAACAAAAACACATATCTTCATACGAAAGTTCTTAAAAAATACCTGCAGGCTGTCCATTTGTATGGAATTCCTGTAATATTAGCATGCAGTGCCTTCTGGACATCCGGACGATTATAGTACTTTTCTGCATAATTCTCAGTACAAGGATCATATCCAGAAACCCATCTCCGCAAAAGAGTATTTTTCAGCCTCAAAGGCCTTGTTGTTTGATTAGGAAGTTGCATACAAAATGGTGTATAAATGCTGTACTGATCTATGTCTCCGAATTCATGATATATTGCATAATTTACAGCAGTGTCACATTCCTTAGAGCTCTTCTCTGCTGTGAAGTTACAATATTTGAGGatcaatttatatgtttgatCGGAAATCATTGAATGTGTCCACCAGTATGAAACCGTTCCAATGCTGTCATGGTAGCTGTCTGTAACAGCATTTCCTACCTGCATACATAAACCATTTCAATTTCTCCTTGCATATGAGTGAATTCTTTTGGATTTGAACGTTGTGTCAGACCAGATCGATGTTAAACTTACAATGAAGCCTTTCAGATTGATGACGGGGCGTGAATTGGATTTATTATGATCGATGATTTTCTTGGCCAACTGGGGAACATAGTGCCCTGGAAACAATATAGCAGAAAGTCTAGTTCTTGATGATTATGTAAGAGGTAGATGGAAAATGTTAATCTTAATTGTTTGTGTTCCTTGTGCACCTGCATAACTTTCCCCAGCAATGTAAAATTCTCTGTATTTGTATTGTGGAAATCTGGACATCCATCTGATGAGAAATATCAGAGCATCCTGAGCTGTGTCACAAATCAGCCACCATAACTAGGatcaattgaaattaaaataatgactTTGTATGTGTAGTGTTAATTTGTATGATAGCTGttattattttctcaatattttcaaattcgGACTAGACTTTGATCTAGTCAAGTTGGACTAACGGTGGACTGTTCGATCAGCACTAGGGGTGAAACAAGTTTGAGCTTAAAGGTTTTATTTACATTCTTGGGCTTGGGTGGTGTCTGGTTCACCAAGCTTGTGAGTTtagaaaagtttgattcaaattgactaaacaacgttattttttactaatacatattaaattgaCATCATTTCAgttttttgaatgattttagcTTAGCAATGTAGCCAAACTTAAGCTTGGCTCTCCTTAACCTGAACTAAGCTAGAACTGGCTTAAAGGAAACTCAATTTTTTCAAGTTGAGCCGAACTCATATTGGCTCAAACTCGACCTTAGCTTGACTCGAATCTACCCTTAGACACTATTCcctcaaaaattttcattttccttgcAAGACAAttgcaaaataaattttactaagtCATGTTGATGTCAAGATTGTTGAGCCGGGCCCAACATGGTTAGCTAGGTTCAACTGCGGTTCAATGGTTTAAACAGAACTTCACCCAGACTGGATTGGTTATTGGATCCTTAGTTGAACCAGCTGGTCCGGTCCAGATTTTGAAGCCATGAATATAAGCATCAGCGTTGAAGTGATACCTGTACGCTTGTCACCAGAATCTTTAAGATCGGAGGTTGTATTTGTGTAGGAGTATCCAACTCCAGCAGGTGATTCAAGGAAGAGAAGATTTGCTTCTGAAAATGTTCCTCAAATGTTATGtgacatagaaaaaaaaatttaatttaataaatctgAAGTTCTTAATTACCTGTATTCCAGGAATAATTATTGAGATAAAGAGATGAACCAGTTCTGTTAATCCTGAAAGGTCCTATTTCTTCCGAGGCTCCATAGGCCACTGATGAACAACCGGGCCCTGCACAACATTTACTCTTAATcataagataaaaagaaaaagagtaatactatgcatAAACAatgtacacaattttatgtACAACTAATGATATATcgtcatatgattgaataatactTTTCTGTAAAAGATTAATACTtcatacacaaataaataagggatttatccttttttttttttaattgaaggtaggaaacaaatacaattacgatggtttgttttgtttgattttggaAGTACAATGATTAGTTTAAttgtttcaataaaaattagtaaataattaGTCTCTTAATAagaaaacctaaaaatttaactaaatgatCAAGATGAATCGAAGTAGTTGAGATTTGTTGTGCGATGAATCTAAACGAAGTATGATGATTCGTCGCATGATGAATCTTTGATGACATTGCTTCGAGTCATCGCCTTCATGGTCGTGTCTTTGTCTTGGAGGTGGGAGAGAGCACCAACAAATGAGAGGTCAACTAGAAGAATGATTGTCAAAGAAATAAGGGAAATGAATGAAaccctaagggaaaaaaataatttttcaaatatttaggttaaggaaaattgttaattttttaaactaaataaaaaaataagataaaattttagttttttaatattattagttaaaagaCCTTTTTATCTTTGTAGTTAACAATAAgttttaatagaagttaaatGATAGaagagtatttaaatttttaaaactttataacaaGAGTTTGAGAATAaaccaaatcttgggtgggaataagttttttggcctaaaaaaacaTGAAACTCAGGTTCTTTCGGTTTAAAGTGGGTCTGAGACAAGATGATGGCTAGACAAAGAGCTTTAGAACAAAACACGCAAGAGAGTGGCCCAGATAAATTCGTCCATTTGCTGCCTCACAAGTGGAAGTAGGGCaggatttaattcaaattgggTTTGAATAAGGTCCCACCCAAAAATAAgacaaatctaaaataatttgtttgagGTCGATTTTGAATCAATTGGTTGGTTGAGGTTTGAACTTGGTTTGGTTATGAAAAATAAGTATAATCCTTTGTTTATGTTTGACACTTTTGAtctcagtttgaattcaaatttaaataaaacaaattgaatCCAACCCGGGTGAGAGTTGACCCATCATATACACAATTTTCATAGTGGAGCAGAAGTTTAGTGAATAATTGCAGAGATTGCAAGGAATGAATGACTTACTGTTGCTATTGCTGGGTCTACTGTGTTGCACAGACAAAGACgttggatttaattttaataattgtaaaatttttaaaagaaattccAATTCGGCTACTTGTCAAAGTGATTAAACTATGAGGCCAAAAATTggtcttatttgaatcaagtaaGACTATAGGTCCAAATTGATTCgattagttcaatttgaatttgaaaatcataatatgaagtacacaaataaagagttcattttctttatttaaactAGCAATAAATAGTGGTCAACTACTCTTGTATAGGCAACTACATgttcagttttttttaaattttttttaggctaaaaaaatatttcccaCTCAGGTTTTAActcaatctaaaaaatatacctatgatagatgaaaaattcaaatactcaccaATCTCCAAACTTCCGTTAAAATTACCATTAAATATaaaggcaaaatcattatttaacaataatattaaaaaatatataattttatttttttctctctcaagttttaaaaattaacatgtcACCCTCATATCTCAACattgaaaaatgactttttcccCCCAAATCCTTAGGTTTTTTCTTCACACCTTCAGCCATCGGTGATCATTGGTGGCCGGAGGCTCCGAACTTTGTCGGATGATGCTCATCGTCCAAAGATCTGGACGACAAAACACCATCCTTGTACGACACTTGCTGTTTTGATCGGGTGATGAAGCGTCATCTCATCCAAATATAGACAATGAAGAGTCATCCAAGGATGACACTCATTGTCCATAGGTCATCCTCTGAAAGATGACGTCTTCATCCATTGTAGGGCCATTGTTCGTCAAAGGAAGTGGTTGAATTTCAGGTTTGGTATTctagggggaaaagtgaatttttcaaaatttaattctggaagaaattattaattttccaaaccaaagaggaaaaatgagatataattttaattattttaatattactagtaaaataatgattttacctctaaccaTAATGTAAAATTCATGGGTGTGTCCTAACGgactaaaacttaggtgggtatttgggtttttcatttattgcgggtatatatttatcatttcaccaaaacttgcatggggaatagtcctttggccttatttttatATCACAAATTAGGCAAGACATTTCAAACTGTTTAGCTAAACATATTGGTCAATTAATTATTACTAACTTATAAGTTTCGCAATAATGGAAAATAAAGGACATCAATTATTCATGCAAGCGTGGCAACAATAtctattattgatttatttatgtggTTGCTATCATTCACACTATGTGATAAGTGAAAACATCCAAATTTGCTTAAACGAATACAAAAGTTAGATGAAACTATTGGGCACTATTATAGTATAGGGTTAggtttaaatcaagttaagttaagtttgaataagggttagcttgaattcaaaaaatttagttGAGGCTATCTAGCTTAAGTTTGGCTCGTTAAAGCCAAAAtaccaaaccaaattgaatcGAACCTAAACTGACTTTATTATGACATTCGCCTCCTTTTCATGAATAACACAACACGTTaatgttttgataaaattaaaaaaataattaattaacttattttgctcttaaaagattatttgaaGGACAAAGATGAAGTTACCTAAGTAAGAGGATATGAGTTAAAGATCAAATTGTTGATATATCTGATATTAAAATTGTAGGACTTGTTACTAAACCTGAAGTTTTCTCTAGTTTAATCCGttcaaacccaaaataattattcaactcAAATACAAGTTCT
It contains:
- the LOC123201051 gene encoding serine carboxypeptidase 24-like — translated: MAFLKEYFLFLTKFSLVFFTSITAIAALSTKQQELDRISALPGQPPVKFRQFSGYVTVHDSHGRALFYWLTEATATPEKKPLVLWLNGGPGCSSVAYGASEEIGPFRINRTGSSLYLNNYSWNTEANLLFLESPAGVGYSYTNTTSDLKDSGDKRTAQDALIFLIRWMSRFPQYKYREFYIAGESYAGHYVPQLAKKIIDHNKSNSRPVINLKGFIVGNAVTDSYHDSIGTVSYWWTHSMISDQTYKLILKYCNFTAEKSSKECDTAVNYAIYHEFGDIDQYSIYTPFCMQLPNQTTRPLRLKNTLLRRWVSGYDPCTENYAEKYYNRPDVQKALHANITGIPYKWTACSDVLISNWKDSEDSMLPTYTELIKTGLRIWVFSGDTDSVVPVTATRFSLGHLNLPIKTPWYPWYSGSQVGGWTEVYQGLTFATVRGAGHEVPLFQPKRAYILFKSFLAGKELPKS